One genomic segment of Alphaproteobacteria bacterium includes these proteins:
- a CDS encoding PAS domain-containing protein, protein MVESAAKTDIGTESRVSPRALDVIRLRWVLLALVLLLGVAIGFVYVTAARSANERTVETTARQAAALARTLEAHAARSFGAADTALSAMTEALEGRGAFAGVDLQAMIADRHNFVPGIHSIFWIDADGQVRLDSTAVDVAPRDVSNASYFAAHRDRSGLGLYLSPPMADPDTGAPVLVMSRRLEDAQGNFAGVIAAALDAEYFRAYYATLDVGVGGAIALWSGDGMLLIREPHNPAMIGRVFAGQPLHRGLMTGLREQTHRVVSPLDGVARLQSWRRVADLPFVVSVAYAEEYYMAPMRAALRTQLIAVGAGAAITLALAFLVWFQLGRHARLDAERRAGIERLAQSRRQLRTVVDTVPAIINAKDRDGRYTLMNAYQAAVFGVHPRATIGKRLSDFVAQPLAGEVEKLERELVETGRAIRDHAENFPDASGRMRHFLTNKIPIFGGDGKVTQFVSVATDVTAIREMEAATRAAEARMRAAIESIPEGFAIYDENDRLIVANRPYVEMFAGETDPVRIQGRTFEELVRMSLARGEPPEPGFTAEAWVAERVRRHRDGGTGTRLLRIADGRTISVAERHVPGVGIVGIRTDVSQLVETEAALRNARDAAEAANRAKSQFLANMSHELRTPLNAIIGFAEMIEKEIFGKVGSRRYIEYASDIAASGRHLVELIGDVLDMSKIEAGRYALEEEPIELGPTIDAAIAIARGQAHHAGVRVQAAGDKLRLRADGRALRQVLLNLLSNAIKFTPKGGRVDVAWRMAETGVEIDVADTGIGIAQDELPHVIEPFRQAHGVGRSFGGTGLGLAITKRLVELHGGRLEIESETGKGTRVRFVLPADRVLRDAA, encoded by the coding sequence GTGGTCGAATCAGCCGCCAAGACCGATATAGGGACTGAATCCCGCGTATCGCCCCGCGCGTTGGATGTCATCCGGCTGCGTTGGGTCCTGCTGGCGCTGGTGCTTTTGCTGGGGGTGGCGATCGGCTTCGTCTATGTGACGGCCGCGCGATCGGCCAACGAGCGCACGGTCGAAACCACCGCCCGCCAAGCCGCCGCCTTGGCCCGCACGCTGGAAGCCCATGCCGCGCGCAGCTTCGGTGCGGCCGATACGGCCCTGTCCGCGATGACCGAAGCGCTGGAAGGGCGCGGCGCCTTCGCGGGCGTCGATCTTCAGGCGATGATCGCCGACCGTCATAATTTCGTGCCCGGCATCCATTCGATTTTCTGGATCGACGCGGACGGCCAAGTGCGGCTCGATTCCACCGCCGTCGATGTGGCGCCGCGCGACGTTTCCAACGCGTCCTATTTCGCGGCGCATCGCGATCGTTCCGGATTGGGGCTTTATCTTTCGCCGCCGATGGCCGATCCCGACACCGGCGCGCCGGTGCTGGTCATGTCGCGCCGGCTGGAGGATGCGCAAGGCAATTTCGCCGGCGTGATCGCGGCCGCCCTCGACGCCGAATATTTCCGCGCCTACTACGCCACGCTGGATGTCGGCGTCGGGGGCGCCATCGCATTGTGGAGCGGCGACGGCATGCTGCTGATCCGCGAGCCGCACAACCCGGCGATGATCGGCCGCGTTTTCGCCGGCCAGCCTTTGCATCGCGGCCTGATGACGGGCTTGCGCGAACAAACGCATCGCGTGGTGTCGCCGCTGGACGGCGTCGCCCGGCTGCAATCCTGGCGTCGCGTCGCGGATCTGCCGTTCGTCGTTTCGGTCGCCTACGCCGAGGAATATTACATGGCGCCGATGCGCGCCGCCTTGCGCACCCAGCTGATCGCGGTCGGCGCGGGCGCGGCGATCACGCTGGCGCTGGCCTTCCTCGTCTGGTTCCAGCTGGGCCGCCACGCGCGGCTGGATGCCGAGCGGCGGGCGGGCATCGAACGCCTCGCCCAATCGCGCCGCCAATTGCGCACGGTCGTCGACACCGTGCCCGCGATCATCAACGCCAAGGATCGCGACGGCCGCTACACGTTGATGAACGCCTATCAGGCGGCGGTGTTCGGCGTGCATCCGCGCGCCACGATCGGCAAGCGCTTGTCGGACTTCGTCGCCCAGCCTTTGGCGGGCGAGGTCGAAAAGCTGGAACGCGAATTGGTCGAAACAGGCCGCGCGATCCGCGACCATGCCGAGAATTTCCCCGACGCGTCGGGGCGGATGCGGCATTTCTTGACCAACAAGATTCCGATTTTCGGCGGCGACGGCAAAGTCACGCAATTCGTGTCGGTCGCGACCGACGTGACCGCGATCCGCGAAATGGAAGCGGCGACGCGTGCCGCCGAAGCGCGCATGCGCGCGGCGATCGAATCGATTCCCGAGGGCTTCGCGATCTACGACGAAAACGACCGACTGATCGTCGCCAACCGGCCTTATGTCGAGATGTTCGCGGGCGAGACCGATCCGGTGCGCATCCAGGGCCGGACCTTCGAGGAACTCGTGCGCATGTCGCTCGCGCGCGGCGAGCCGCCGGAGCCCGGCTTCACGGCCGAAGCCTGGGTCGCCGAGCGCGTGCGCCGCCATCGCGACGGCGGCACCGGCACGCGCCTGTTGCGCATCGCCGATGGACGCACGATTTCGGTCGCCGAGCGCCACGTGCCGGGCGTGGGCATCGTCGGCATCCGCACGGACGTATCGCAATTGGTGGAAACCGAAGCCGCCTTGCGCAACGCGCGCGACGCGGCCGAAGCGGCCAACCGCGCCAAGTCGCAGTTCCTGGCGAATATGAGCCACGAATTGCGCACGCCGCTCAACGCCATCATCGGCTTCGCCGAAATGATCGAGAAGGAGATTTTCGGCAAGGTCGGCAGCCGGCGCTATATCGAATACGCCAGCGACATCGCGGCATCGGGACGGCATTTGGTCGAGCTGATCGGCGACGTGCTCGACATGTCGAAGATCGAAGCGGGGCGCTACGCGCTGGAGGAGGAGCCAATCGAGCTGGGCCCGACGATCGACGCCGCGATCGCCATCGCGCGCGGCCAAGCGCATCACGCGGGCGTGCGCGTGCAGGCGGCGGGCGACAAGCTGCGCCTGCGCGCCGACGGGCGCGCGTTGCGCCAAGTGCTGCTCAATCTCCTATCGAACGCGATCAAGTTCACGCCCAAAGGCGGGCGCGTGGACGTCGCCTGGCGTATGGCCGAGACGGGCGTGGAAATCGACGTCGCCGATACCGGTATCGGCATCGCGCAAGACGAGTTGCCGCATGTGATCGAGCCGTTCCGCCAAGCCCACGGCGTGGGACGGAGCTTCGGCGGCACGGGGCTGGGCCTTGCCATCACCAAGCGTCTGGTCGAACTGCATGGCGGGCGGCTGGAAATCGAAAGCGAAACCGGCAAGGGCACGCGCGTGCGCTTCGTGCTGCCCGCCGACCGCGTGCTGCGCGACGCGGCTTAA